From the genome of Mugil cephalus isolate CIBA_MC_2020 chromosome 2, CIBA_Mcephalus_1.1, whole genome shotgun sequence, one region includes:
- the LOC125004048 gene encoding E3 ubiquitin-protein ligase TRIM21-like — MSAARCLRSEDQFLCSICLDVFTDPVSTPCGHNFCKHCITQHWDTTDRYRCPLCTEMFHTRPQLKINTFIREVVAEFRHEAQQKASSSSSVQQAAKPGEVPCDVCTGTKLKALKSCLVCLLSYCDSHLEPHLTMSGLKRHQLIHPVDNLEDRMCRKHDKPLELFCKTDQTCVCTLCSVLDHKTHEVVPLKEGYEGKKAKLGKTEDEIQQMIQVRRLKIEEMKESVKMSKDAADREIAKGVQIFTTLMESVERALDQLIKEIEDKQKTTEKQAEGFIKDLEQDVSELMKRSSEVKQLSRSEDHLHLLQSFSSLKAALPTKDWTEVSVRPPSYEVTVVRAVTQLEEKLSKNMKKQLEAELKRVQQYAVDVTLDPDTANPHLILSDDGKQVNHRDVRKKFPDNPERFSTCICVLGKKSFSSGRFYFQVQVKGKTDWDLGVARESINRKGNIKLSPQNGFWTVWLRNGNEYKALDKARVSLSLDSRPEKVGVFVDYEEGLVSFHDVDTAALIYSFTGCSFNDKLYPFFSPELNRGGKNSAPLIICPVNQTVFIHTL, encoded by the coding sequence ATGTCTGCTGCCAGATGTCTGAGATCTGAAGATCAGTTTctgtgctccatctgtctggatgtgttcactgatccaGTCTCTACAccatgtggacacaacttctgcaaacactgcatCACTCAACACTGGGATACTACTGATCGATACAGGTGTCCCCTTTGTACAGAGATGTTCCACACTAGGCCTCAGCTGAAGATCAACACTTTCATCCGTGAGGTGGTTGCTGAGTTCAGACATGAAGCTCAACAgaaagccagcagcagcagctcagtgcaACAAGCTGCCAAACCAGGAGAAGTTCCCTGTGACGTCTGCACTGGAACCAAACTGAAGGCCCTGAAGTCCTGCCTGGTGTGTCTGCTCTCCTACTGTGACTCTCACCTGGAGCCTCATCTGACAATGTCAGGcctgaaaagacatcagctgatccaccctgtggacaacctggaagacagGATGTGTAGGAAGCACGATAAACCTCTGGAGCTGTTCTGTAAGACCGACCAGACATGTGTCTGCAcgctctgctctgttttagaccacaagacacatgaggttgttcctctgaaagaaggatatgaaggaaagaaggcaaAGCTGGGGAAGACAGAGGATGAAattcagcagatgatccaggTGAGACGACTGAagattgaggagatgaaagagtcagtgaagatgagtaaagatgctgcagacagagagatagCAAAAGGTGTTCAGATCTTCACTACTCTGATGGAGTCTGTTGAGAGAGCTCTGGACCAGCTTATAAAGGAGATCGAAGacaagcagaaaacaacagagaaacaggctgaaggtttcatcaaagATCTGGAACAGGACgtctctgagctgatgaagaggagctctgaggtaaagcagctctcacgctctgaagaccacctccacctcctccaaagcttctcctccctgaaagctgctctacccaccaaggactggacagaggtCAGTGTCCGTCCACCATCATATGAGGTGACTGTGGTgagagctgtgactcagctggaggagaaactcagtaaaaacatgaagaagcagcttgaggctgagctgaagagggtccaacagtatgcagtggatgtgactctaGATCCTGATACAGCAAATCCTCACCTCATCCTGtctgatgatggaaaacaagtgaATCATCGTGACGTGAGGAAGAAATTTCCAGACAACCCAGAGAGATTTTCtacatgtatttgtgttttaggaaagaagagtttctcttcaggtagattttattttcaggttcaggttaaaggAAAGACTGACTGGGATCTAGGAGTGGCCAGAGAGTCAATCAACAGGAAGGGAAACATCAAACTGAGTCCTCAGAATGGTTTCTGGACTGTATGgttgagaaatggaaatgaatacaAAGCTCTGGATAAGGCTCGAGTCAGTCTTTCTCTTGATTCTCGTCCTGagaaggtgggggtgtttgtggattatgaggagggtctggtctCCTTTCATGATGTAGATACCGCAGCTCTTATCTACTCCTTTACTGGCTGCTCCTTCAATGACAAACTTTATCCATTCTTCAGTCCTGAGTTGAATCGTGGTGGTAAAAACTCTGCACCTCTGATCATCtgtcctgtcaatcaaactgtcTTCATTCACACTCTGTAA